Proteins from a genomic interval of uncultured Methanocorpusculum sp.:
- a CDS encoding DUF5814 domain-containing protein, which yields MIASRARFRYIKKLQRAAGHRLPEGAFHPANLEAITGSMNIDSLDPGTRDQVLRFFKDFLECKCRDSPLCGCPERKFVITILELREMGLNHKEIHRHLIDEYGIDLFPADILSFLEESVHLLEAIRSVADLAGENELMNLSDEHIRNISR from the coding sequence GTGATCGCGAGTAGGGCCCGGTTTCGCTACATCAAAAAACTTCAGCGTGCGGCAGGCCACCGTCTGCCCGAAGGCGCCTTTCATCCGGCAAATCTGGAAGCGATTACCGGATCAATGAATATCGATAGCCTGGACCCGGGAACGCGGGACCAGGTCCTCCGTTTTTTTAAGGATTTTCTGGAATGCAAATGCCGCGACTCACCCCTTTGCGGCTGCCCGGAACGAAAATTCGTCATCACGATCCTGGAACTTCGGGAGATGGGGCTGAACCACAAGGAGATCCACCGTCACCTGATAGACGAGTACGGGATCGATCTTTTCCCGGCCGATATCCTGAGTTTCCTCGAAGAGTCCGTCCACCTTCTTGAAGCCATCAGAAGTGTCGCGGACCTCGCCGGAGAAAACGAACTCATGAACCTCTCCGACGAGCATATCCGAAATATTTCACGCTGA